The nucleotide window CCAGACGATCCGGACTGAGGCCCGCACTCCCCAGATAGGCAACGACCGCACCGGCACGCTTTTCCGAAAGAGTGAGGTTGGCAGCATCATCCCCGTCACTATCCGTATAGCCTTCAACCAGTATACGGCTTTCCGGGCAGCGGTGGGCGGTAAAGACCAACCCGTCGAGAAGACCAAAGGAATCGGATGAAATGGTCGCCTCGCCGCTGTCGAACAGAATGGTGTTCTGTTCCAGTGCTCCGCGCATCAGGGCCTGACAGCGATCCGCATCGACAGCCTCTCCCGGCGCACTGACGGTCAGTTGCGGGCTGAAGGCGACGGAGGCAGGCAGCGCCGCCTTGAGCGAGGCCTGCAGCTGTTCAAGAGCCCCATCATAGAAGGCGCTGCCGCTGAGGGTCAGCCCATCGCTTGACAATCTGGCCTCGCCTCTGTCAAGCCGACTGACAGCCTGAAGCACAGCGGTTGTAATCCTGTTGTAGTCATCGGTGCGAAGACCGGCGATCTCTTCGCCGGGCCGCACCGACATCGTGTCCGCGACAGCGCCAAATCCGAATTTGCGGCGCGCCTGAGCGAGGATATCATCCTTGATGGCCTGACTGGGAACAGCACCGTTGAGCACCACACCGTCAGAGGATCTGGCAATCGCGAAACCGTCAATCGACGTTGCTGCGCTCGCATCAGACGCCGTGGGTTCAGATGCCGCCAGTTGAGGCTCGGAGATCTGGAAGTCAACGCTGATGCTACCCAAATCGGCCTTGGTCAGCGTCTCCTGCAGCTTCTTGTAAAGAGAAAGACCTTCAGGGCTTGCATCAAGCGCGCCGGAAATGGTCAGCTTGCCGTCAATCAGCATCGCCTTGCCTTCTGGCAGGTCGGCCAGCAAAGCTGCTGCCAGCGCGACCGCCTTGTCAATTTCCTTGGGGGCGCCGCGTGCTGCGGTGACATTGTCGATGTCGAGATCCATGCCCGTCATCGCAGCCGATATTTCCGCCGGAGCCTTTTTCAGAACATCATAGGGCAGATAACCGATCATCGTGAGGGTATTGCCCTTGCGGCTCAGCCCCCAGGTGTAGGGGCTCTGAGCGGCGAGAAGGTCGGTCTTGTCCTTGACGATCCGAACGCCCCACTCGGCCAGCAACAGTTCGGAGGCCCATTCGGATACCCCTTCTTCCGGTGCCGTGCCGGTCAGTGTCGCATCGCGGCCATTGAAGGAAACAGAAGCCCAATCCATATCCTTGGCTTCCAGAATCCCCAAGGCTCTGCCGGTGAGGTCTGCTTCGATCTTTTCGGTTTCGCCGTAAAGGGAAAGCCCGGCAACCGCGGCAACCGCCAGCGCACCGGGGATCAACCAGCTTTTCAGCAATGACATTGTGGCAATTCCTTCCTATGATCCACTGGGCATCCGTCGGATGTCGTCGGTGACGGAAGTGGAACCCAATCCTTGGCAGAGTATCCCAGCAATCTTTCAGGACCAAGACCATGAGCTGCACAGCAGGACGAAATTTACGGTTTATTCAACTTTTTGACTGTGCGAGGGTGTTGCTGCCCGCTTCTACAACCAAGTCTTTGTAGCCTCAGGTACTGATTTGACGCCCTACAGGCAATTCCCCTCCCCTTTCTTCAATCATTCCAGACAGTTCACGACAGCTTGATGACAGATCAGACCCTCTCGAAAGCCCAAGCCAGACGCATCGCCCTCAGAGCGCAGGGGTTTCTGCCGCAAAGGCGGAGCCTCAAACGGGTGGACAAGCGCCATCTTGACGGAGTTTTCGAACAGGTTTCCCTGTTGCAGATCGACTCGGTCAACGTGCTGGATCGCGCCCACTATCTAACCCTGTTTGCCCGCCTTGGTGCCTATGACAAGGCCACGGTCGACCGCCATTTGCACGGGGTTTCAAAAACGGGAGCACAAAAGGGCTATTTCGAATATTGGGGGCATGAGGCATCGCTGCTGCCCGTCAGCCTCTATCCGGCGCTCGCATGGCGCATGGAGCGGGCCCGCCAGCATCAGGGCGTCTGGGGCAAGCTTTCGCGTTACGCAAAAGAGAACCCGGGTGTCATCGATTCCGTGCTGGAAGAGATCAGAGCGCGTGGTCCGCTGTGCGTATCGGATCTGGAACGGCGCGGCAGTCGCTCGGGCTCGTGGTGGGGCTGGAATGACAGCAAGATCGCGCTGGAGTTCCTGTTCTGGTGCGGGCATATCGTTGCGGCGGGGCGACAGAATTTCACCCGCTACTATGATCTGCCCGAGCGCGTACTGCCCGCAGCCATTCTCGGACAACCGGCTCTCGATACCCATGATGCGCACCGTCAGTTGATGGCGCTGGCGGCCAAGTCCCACGGAATCGGTTCGGAGAAATGCCTGAGGGACTATTTCCGCCTTTCCACGGAAGATGCGCGACAGGCCCTCGACAGTCTCCTGGAAGAAGGCGTTGTCGAACCGGTCGAGGTGGAAGGGTGGCAGGGGCCGCTCTACCGGCACAAGGAAGCCAGTCTTCCGGCCCGCGCCACCTGTCAGGCATTGCTGGCCCCGTTTGATTCCCTCGTCTGGTATCGCGATCGGGTGGAAGCCCTGTTCGACTTCCGATATCGCATCGAAATATACGTACCGAAAGAGAAAAGGCAGTATGGCTATTATGTCCTGCCCTTCCTGATGGGAGACAGGCTGGTGGCACGGCTTGACCTCAAGGCCAACCGGCAGGAAAGCATTCTCGAAGTGTTTGCCGCCCATGGCGAACAGGGTATCGACAAGGGCAAGGTGGCCGACGCTCTGGCGACAGAGCTGGCGCTGATGGCAGGATGGATGGGGCTTGAGGCTATTCGCGTGGGCACAGATGGCGATCTGTCCGGCTCGCTGGGAGAGGCAGTCAACAGACTGTAATCGTCATCATGCGCGGATCACTTTTTCGTTAAAAGTCATGATCCCGCGCATCCGCGCTTGTGGCTGTTACTTGTTGCAGGTGCAGCAGCAGGCAGACGGGGCGATCAGGGTGCAGACAACGGACCGGAAGGCATCACGGCAAAGACCGTAAGCTTCACGGGAGAGTTTGAGACGCGAAACTCTTGCACTGGCAATTGTATAGCTCGACATGGTTCAGCTCCTTAGCGGATTTTTTGGTTTTGATTTAAAGCAACTCTAAACTAGATCATCAGCATCCACAAGCGCTCAGACATGATCCAAATCGCATGTTTGGTATGAGCCATATCTATGATAAGCCTCTGAAGGAATTCCATCCCCCGCATCTCCCCGCTTTTCAAGAAAGACAACTCCCCATGAACAAGCTGGACCTTGACCGCATTCAATGCGTCATCTTCGATCTGGACGGCACCTTGGTCGATAGCGAAATCCTGAGCCTGCAAGGCTATTGTGACACGGTGCCCGATCTGGACTGGGACGTGAACTATATGGTCGCCAACCTGCGCGGCGTGCAATTTCACAAGATTGTCGAAGCGATGGAAGGTCGGGTCGGCCACAAACTGGCAGACGATTATGAAACCACCTACCGCGCCCATGTGGCCGAGCTGTTCGAAGCCGGTCTGAAGGCCTATCCGGATGTGCTGGAGGTGGTTCCGGCCCTCAAGATCGCCAAATGCATCGCCTCGGCAGGCCCCATCAAGAAAATGCGCCACTCGCTGGGCCTCACGGGCCTACTGCCGCATTTTGAAGGTCGCCTGTTCAGCTCCTATGACGTGAAACTCTGGAAACCGGATCCGGGCCTCTTCCTCTATGCCGCCAAGTCGATGGGCTTTGCTCCGGAAAACTGTCTGGTGGTCGAGGACAGCGAAGTGGGGATCGAGGCAGCCCGGCGGGCCGGTATGCAGCACATGTTGCATGTGCCGGAGGGCCACGAGGTCTATGAAGGCTATGACGGAGCCGTGCTGCATCGCTATCGCGACCTGCCCCTGAGCTAACAACGCAAGAGGACCAGAAAAAATGCCTGAAACGCCCCCGGAACTGGATCTGGCACCCGATAAACCCGGCCTGACAAAGGGAAAGGCAGGGCCAAAGAGGGCGCGTCAACGGATGGAGCAGTTCGACAGGGACACCCACGACAAGCTTATAGCCGTGCTTGTCTGCGTCGTCTTGCTCGGCGCATTCTTTCTGTATATTCAGAGCTGACCAGTCAAAACCATAACAAGACGAACGAACACCATGAAATGCCTAATCGTACAGCCTGTCCATGAAGAAGGCCTAGACCTGTTGCGACAGAACGGGATCGAACCCGTGATCTGTCCTGATCCATCCATGTCCACCGTCGCTTCGCTGGTGCCGGGCTGCGAAGCCGTCATCACGCGCGATGCAGGCTTCAAGGAAGAGGCCTTTGCCGCCGCCGACATCCTCAAGGTGGTTGTCGTGCATGGGGCGGGTCATGATGCCGTTGACAAGGAATCCGCCACCCGCCACGGCGTGCTGGTCTGCAACACCCCCGGTGCCAATGCGCAGTCGGTTTCCGAGCTGGCCCTTGGGCTGGCGCTGGCCGCCGCCCGTCTGCTTCCCGCCGCAGACAGGGAAGAGCGGGCCGGAAAGTTCGGTTTCCGCAACCGCAACAAGACCGTCGAGTTGCAGGGCAAGACGGCGCTGGTGGTCGGCTGGGGTCATACCGGCTCGCGCCTTGGCAAGATGCTGCGCGGTGCGCTCGACATGAAGGTTCTGGTGTATTCACCACGGGCCAGCGATGTCGGCGACTTCGAACGCGCCAGCTCGCTGGAAGCCGGACTTGCCGAAGCGGATCTCATCTCGCTGCACACCCCGTTCCGTCCTGAAACCCGCCACATGATCAACCGGCAGAGCCTTGCGCTGACCAAGCCGGGGGCCATTCTGGTCAACACCGCCCGTGCCGGACTGGTAGACGAGGAGGCGCTGCTGGAAGCCCTCGACTCTGGCCATCTGTTTGCCGCCGGGCTCGATGTCTATCAGGACGATGCCCCGCAGGGCGCACTCGGGCAGTCGGATCGCGTGATCTTTGCGCCTCATCTGGGGGGCGCCACCGAAGAGGCCATGCGCCGGATCGCCGTTGCCTCGGTGCAAAATGTGCTGACCGCCCTCTCCGGCACGCGTCCGGCCACCAGTCTCAATCTGGGATAATCCAGTGGGCCGACCGGTCACCGGTCGGCCTCACACAAAACACGCGCAGCGGGCGAGGCTCAGAGGCTGATCGCGCCATCCTCTATTGCCTGCTCCAGCGTTGAGACGACCTTGGCCAGATTGGCATCGACGACATGGAGATATTCCTTCCAGTCGTTGACATGGGTCAGCTCCTTCTTGCCATCGGAAATGCCGCGCAGGCCGATCATCGGCACATCATGCAGCATGCAGGCCCGCAGCACCGCAAAGCTCTCCATATCCACCATGTCCGCATCGATGCCGTCATAGGCTGCGCCGGACACGATATTGCCGCCGGTTGAAAGCGTCGCCTGCCTGACGCCGGGAATATGGAACGGCATCGGCACCTTCACGGGCAAATCGACAAAGGGGGTCTTGCCCTTTTCAAAGCCAAGTGGAGAAGTGTCCATGTCGCGATAGCTGATAAAAGCTGCCTGATAGACTTCGGTCTGCTCCAGATTGGCCGACCCGGCCGAGCCGAGCGAGACCACCAGATCCGGCTTCTGGCCGGTTGCCGACAGTCTGGCAAGGAAGGATGCCACGACGATCGCCGATTCCACCGGCCCGACCCCGGTCATCAGCGGTACGATCCTTTCGCGCAGATGGTCGCCATATTCGGCGTCTACCGCCATGACATAGAGAATGCGCTTGCCCGCGACGGTCTTGAGTTCATAATCCATTGTCTTGCCTTAGAGTTCAGCCCATCCGGGCGGTTTTCGGTTTGCGGAGCTGCCCTGCTCCATCGACGCCAGATCCTGCCTTCCGTTCGCTCCTGTTCCGGGCACAAACGCAGTGGCTCTCTTGGTGCTACATCGAAATGGCCGTGAATCCAAGCCCATAAGGTCGCGCCCATCGCCGCATCAAGCCCAAAAGGCAAAGCACGCGTGACTGCGGAAAGATTGGCCGGTCGGCAAGTCCCCGATTTACAGCTCCCCCGAATTGCAGCTAATATGCCAGTATGGCCCAACCGGCCCCATTTATTTATTTCGCTCCAGCCCCTTGTCCTGCCAAGCGCCGTCATTGGCACGCCTCCCCACGCAGGCATAGAGGGAAGATTCCGAGCCAGCATCAAGGAAACCAAGACATGAAACCGGACGTTCTTGTTCTCGTTCCCCTGCGCCCAGACCAGCAGGCGCAGTTGGAGGCCACCTACACGATCCATCGCCTTGATCAGGCTGACGACAAGGCTGCCTTTCTGGCGGCTGTCAGCGACAAGATTCTCGCTGTCGTCACCAATGGCGGCCGTGGCATCTCGCGGGCGGAAATCGAAAAGCTGCCCAATCTCAAGATTGTCTCCTCTTCGGGCGTTGGCTATGACGCCATCGACGTGGAAGCCTGCAGCGAGCATGGGGTCAAGGTGACCAACACCCCCGATGTGTTGACCGATGACGTGGCCGACATGGCAGTTGCTCTGTTTCTGGCCGTGCGTCGCGAACTGATCAGGGGTGATGCCTATGTGCGCGACGGGTCGTGGGTGAACAAGGGCGCCATGCCGCTCACCCGGTCCATCCGAGGCAAGAAGGTCGGCATCGCCGGTCTTGGCCGCATCGGCAAGGCCATCGCCGCCCGTCTCGAGCCGATGGGCGTTGAACTTGCCTATAATGGACGCCACGAGCAGAGCGACGTTGCCTATCACTATATGGGCGATATTGTTGCCATGGCTGCATGGGCCGATGTGCTGATTGCTGCCATGCCGGGCGGGGCCGCGACGGAAGGCATGATCAGCCGCGCCGTGCTGGAAGCGCTGGGGCCGGAAGGTAGCTTCATCAACATTGCCCGCGGCAGTGTGGTGGACGAGGCAGCCCTTATCGATTGCCTCAGAGCGGGAAGCCTTGGCAGCGCCGGGCTCGACGTTTTCCTCAATGAACCCAAGTCTGATCCGGCCTTCAACAGCCTCCCCAATGTGGTGCTGCATCCGCACAACGCCTCTGGCACCATCGAGACACGTGGCGCGATGTCCCAGCTGGTCGTCGACAATCTCGCCGCCCATTTTGCTGGCAAGCCCCTGTTGACGCCAGTCAACTGAGCGGGGCCAACAGGTCCGAAGGTCGGTTCGCGGCCTCCGGCTGAAAGGTGTATAGTCTTGGAGAGCGGTGGCAGGACACCCCTGCCCCTCTCGATCCGGCGCTCATGATCAAATCAATGAGCCGATGAGGCGCATAAAGGCTGAGGCGGCACCATGGACCTGCATCTTCTGTTTCTCTCTCTGGGGGGAATCCTGCTTGTTGGACTGGTAACAGATGACCTTGGCCGACGGACGCGCCTGCCGCGTGTCACCCTGCTCATCCTGTTCGGGGTCATCATTGGCCCATCGGGGCTGGATCTGCTCCCCGACCAGTTCGCAGAGTGGTATGAAATTCTTTCCGCAACAGCCCTGACGATGGTTGCCTTTCTGCTTGGCAGTCATCTTTCGCTCGCCTCGCTGCGTCGGAGCGGCAAGGTCATTCTGATGGTCTCGGCGGTCGTCGTGCTGCTGACATCGGTGATGATATGGGGCGGCCTCATTGCCCTTGGCTCATCCTTTCTCATGGCGGTCCTGCTGGCCGGGATCGGCACCGCCACCGATCCGGCAGCGTCTCAGGATGTCATTCGCCAGACTGGCGCAAAGGGCCCGTTCACCAAAGCCCTTCTGGGCATTGTCGCCATTGATGACGCCTGGGGGCTGATCGTCTTCAGTCTGCTTCTGGTCATTGCCAAGGCGGTGTCCGGGGGGAATTTCGATGACATTCTCTGGAACGCGGTGCGCGAGCTGGGCGGCGCGGTGTTGGTCGGCGGCATGATCGGCTTCCCGGCCTCCTATCTTTCCGGACGCATCCGCCCCGGCGAACCGATGCAGCTGGAAGCGGTCGGGCTGGTGTTCCTCTGCGCAGGTTTTGCCATCTGGCTTGATGTTTCCTTCCTGCTCTCAGGGATGATCGCGGGCTTCATCATCGTCAACTTCGCCCACCACCACAATCGCCCTTTCCATGAGATCGAGCATATCGAATGGCCCTTCATGGTATTCTTCTTCGTTCTTGCCGGTGCATCACTGCAGGTTTCCGGGGTCGCCGATATCGGCCTTGTGGGGATGGGCTATATCGTGCTGAGAATACTGGGGCGACTCATCGGGGGATGGATCGGGTGTCGGCTGGCCGGTTGCCCGCCCTGTCACAAGCACTGGATCGGGCTGGCGCTGATGCCGCAGGCGGGGGTGGCGCTGGGCATGGCGCTGGTGGCGCTCGATCATTTTCCCGCCATCGGGGACCAGTTGCTGGCCATCACCATCGGCACAACCATCATTTTCGAGGTCTTCGGCCCCATTCTGACCCTCCTCGCCCTCAAGAAGGTTGGCGAGGCGAAGTAGCCGGAAAGGTCAACCCAACAGATTGATGCGGGCGGCACCGTCACGGTTCCAGACAAAGAGCACCAGATGCCAAAGGCGGGGGTCCTTGCGGGATGGATCGATCAGGCCCTCAGCACCAATTGCTTCAAGCTGGGCACGAACTTTCCACGACCGCGGGCACTCTCCCTTGGCGACGGCTTCCTGCCAAGGGGCAGTGGCATCATCAAGCGCAATCCCGGCGGCGGTTCTGGCGGCTTCATCACGCAGATCCAAAATCCTGTTGGCCGAGACCTGCACTGAAATGAGCGACAGGTTTTCACTCCGATGGTCCTTGTGCGCGAGCATGGCCGCAGCAACCCCTTCAGGGGACGAACTCAGATAGAGCGTTGGCTGGTCGAAACGGGAATATCGTCCGGCGGCTCTGGAGCCCGCAATCGCATAATCCCGGAAAGCCGGGTCGATGGCGCGATAGAAAGTCCCCTCGACCTCAACAAATGGCGTTCCGGCTGTTGCCGTTACCACAGGCGCATCAAAAGGCATTGCAGTCCTCCCCTGTCAGGAACCAGCGGGCTGGTCGCCCCATCAAAAACAAACAGAGCCCCTTGCAACAAAAGGCTCTGTTCATCGCATTGCGTTCAACCAACTGCCCCCGAACCGGGCCTTAGCTGAATTCCGGTCCGCGTGGGCGGTACGGTCGAGTATCCTGCCAATCTTCCATCAGGGCTCTGAGGCCCGGATCGGACCCTTCTGGCAGGATAATCTTGGCTGTGACCAGCAGGTCGCCGCGATTGCCGTCCCTGTCGGGCAATCCCTTGCCCTTCAGACGCAGGCTCTTGCCCGAGCTCATGCCAGCCGGGATCTTGATCTCGCCCTTGCCCTCAAGGGTTGGAATGCGGATCTTGGCGCCGAGCACAGCTTCATAAAGCGTCAGCGGCAGATCGAGGCGGACGTTGTAGTCTTCCACCGTGAAGAGCTTGTGCGGCAGGATCTGGATGGTCACCAGAGCATCGCCTGCCGGACCACTGCGGCTTTCAAAGCCCTGCCCCTTCATGCGGATGGTCTGGCCATCCTTGACACCCTTGGGCACAGCCATGTCCAGCGTCTTGCCGGTTGGCAAATGTACACGGCGCTTCTCGCCGGAGACCAGATCTTCCAGCGTCACGCTCAGCTTGGCTTCCGCGTCCTGCCCCTTCTGCGGCTGGGCACGATGGTGGCCGCCATGATGGGCCCCGCCGCCGAACGGATCGGCGCCGGCACCAAACGGATTGCCACCAGCCCGGCGTCCGCCACCGGCCATGTTGCCAAAAATTTCGCTGAAGATGTCTTCAGTCGCGCCGCCTCCGCCGAAGGGATTGCCGCTCCCTCCGTCGCCAAACGGATTGCGACTGCCACCGAACGGATTGCCGCCGCCAGCAAAACCCTGGAATTTCTCCTTGCCCTCGGCGTCAATTTCGCCGCGGTCATATTTTCCACGCTTTTGCTTGTCACCTACAATCTCGTAGGCCTGGTTGATTTCGGCGAACTTTTCCTGAGCTTTGGGATCGCTCTTGTTCTGATCGGGGTGATACTTTTTCGCAAGCTTGCGGAAAGCGCTCTTGATTTCGCGCTCATCCGCCGACTTGGACACCCCAAGCACGCTGTATGGATCTCTCATCAGTCTTGTCCTCACCCCCGTCGGTGCGCCCGTCAGGCACGCGCCGACAGTGTTCAATTGGATTCGTCCGACAGCACCTAGGGGAAAGCCCTTAAACAAGCGGCTACGAATCGTTGCCTGGCACTGTCTTTTTCCGTTACCTCTGATATAGAGTGTCTCATTCGAAATTTCCATAGAGAGAACATGATGAACATTGATCTTCTCCGTCGCCTTTGCGAAACCCCCGGCGTTCCGGGCCGCGAGCATCGCATCCGCGCCCTGATTGAAAAAGAAGCCGAAGGCCTCTTTGACGAAATCTATACCGATGCCATGGGCTCGCTCGTCTGCACCCATTTTCCGACCACCGAGCAGGAAGAAGGCGCAGTGCCTGAACGGATCCTGCTGCTCTGCCATATGGATGAGATCGGCTTTCTCGTCAGCAATGTGTCCGACAAGGGCTTCATCAACATCGACCCGGTTGGCGGTTTCGATCCGCGTACCCTGTTCGCTCGCCGCGTGCTGGTCTGCACCAAGGACGGCGACTTCAAGGGCGTGATGAACCCGGGCGGCAAGGGCCTGCACATTTCGACCCCGGAAGAGCGCAAGAAGCTTCCCGAAGTCACCGACTTCATCATTGACCTCGGCTTCGGTGAAGCTACCAAGGAAAAGGTCAAGGTCGGTGACTATGTTGTCATGGACGAGCCGCTGCTCGAGTTGGGTGACAAGGTCGTCTCCAAGGCGCTCGACAACCGCATCGCCTGCTGGCTCGGCATTGAAGTCATCCGCGAGATCGTTGAAGCCAAAGTCGCCCATGAGTGCGAGATCACCGTCGCCTTCACCGCCCAGGAAGAGGTTGGCCTTCGCGGAGCGCGTACCGCCAGCTTCGGCGTTGCTCCGGACGTCGTCATCGGCGTTGACACCACTCTGTCCTGCGACACGCCGGGCACCCCGGAAAAAGACACCATCACCACCCAGGGCAAGGGCGTTGGCATTGACATCAAGGACGGCTCCTTCATCGCCGACATCGATCTGGTTGAAGAACTGGAAGCTGTGGCTGCGGAAAAGGATATTCCGGTGCAGCGTTTCATTCTGGCCCGTGGCGGTCAGGACGGGGCCGCCGGACAGCAGGCCGGTTGCGGCACCAAGGCAGCTGCCATTGGCGTTGGTACCCGCTATATCCACACTGTCTGCGAGATGATCGACAAGACCGACATCCAGTCCGCCAAGGACCTGCTGGTCGCCTATCTCGGCAAGCACTGATCCTCGGATCGGATGCCTTTACCGGCCCGGAATTGACAAGGGGGAACCATTGGTTCCCCCTTTTTCTTTGGGCTCATTTGCCGATTCACTTTAAGATGAAACCGCCTTCAAGTGGCCGCAGAAGTTACTTTAAAAGCGGATTATTGCGAGTCTTTTGAATCACTTGGGCGGTGTTGCTAAAAGAAAGAATCCGGCGCTTAAAGTATTTGTTAACCAGCATTAAGCACTTCATAAACCGATTCAATCTCTTCACAGGCCAAGAGAGCCCGCCGTTTCCATGGCCGGATCGGGCACCTCAACGATGCTTGCGACGCAGGCGCTTTTCGATCTGCCGCCGTTCCCAATTGTCGCCAAACAGATTGATCACCTCGAAGGTGTTGAAGCCCTGAATGACAAGGCCTATCCCCCAGCCAAGCGCTGGCCAGATGACCCAGAGATAACCCGGATTGGTGACAAGATTGATGACCAGCAGCAGGACCATGACGCAGCCATAGGTCGTCGCATGCGAATAGAAGGACTTGATGTCGCGCACATATTCCATGGCATTGCGCTCCTCTTCGGAGAGCTCCGGCAGCACCGGATCAGCGCTGTGCGATGGGGTTTGCGATGCGGCAGGTCCAGAGAACGCTGGCGATGCAGAAGCTGGCATCGGGGCGTCTTGCTGTGCAATCGGGTCAATTGATGATGTCGTGTCAGTCATTGTCTGTTCCTCGTGCAGGTCTTTGAAACCAACTTCCAGAACAGCTGCCAGACATTTGAGCGTCTCCGGGCTGGCCTTGGCGCCGCGCTCAATGCGCTGCAGGGTGCGGGTGCTGATACCCGCCATATCGGCCAGTTGTTCTTGAGACAACCCCTTGTCGAGGCGAAGCTTGCGTATGATCATGGGGCTGTATTCCTTGCTTGGTTGCCCGTGCTGTTCCTGCCCCGACCATTCCATGATGGCCAAGGGCGGGGCCACGTCACGAGGGCGACATTAGACGTCATGCCCCCGACACATCCACGACAGGAGCACGACAACGAGACGGCAGAGAGGCTTTTCCACGATGGTTTGCGGCAGAGCCCCCTTCGGGATAATACGCATCACAGCCTTGCACTATTGGTGGTCTTCGTGGGCAACTTTGCGCTCCCCTCTCTGCAAGAAACATGGTATGCGTCGTTTTGTCCATATCCTGCTGCTTCTGGCGTCTGTTTCAATGGAAGCTCTACCGCCCCACGCGCATGGTCCGCAACGTGCCCCAAGTGCACTTGCCAGTGGCAAATCCAGACCCTTCTGCATGGCCCAAGGGCCAAGAAAAGAAAGAGGAGAGAGACTCAAGTGCTCTTCTATCTAACAGTCATACTACTCTGCCAGTTGTTCGGGGAAGCGCTGGTTGTCTTCTTCGGCCTGCCCGTACCCGGTCCCGTCATCGGCATGGCGCTGATGTTCGTCGGGTTGCTGATCAAGGGCTCGGTGCCCGACGGATTGTCGGTCGTTGGCGAATCTCTGTTATCCCACATGTCGCTGCTGTTCATCCCGGCTGGCGTCGGCATCATGGTGAATGCCGAGCTGATCCGGCGGGAGCTCCTGCCCATATCGGTCTCGCTTGTCATCAGCACATTGCTGTGCGTCGCGGTCACCGGCCTGTTGATGAGCTGGCTGACGCGCAACAAGTCCATCGGCGGATACAAGGAGTAGGTCCGTGCAATCCATGTCTTCTTCCCTCGATGCGCTCTGGAACCATCTCAGCGACAGTCCGCTGCTCTATCTCACGTTGACCCTGATTGCCTATCAGATCGGCCTGTTCCTCTATCAGAAGTCCGGTAAGAAGCCGCTGGTCAATCCGGTGCTGATCGCTATTGTGCTGCTGGTCGCGGTGCTGCTGATCACCGGGACGCCCTATGACCGCTATTTTCAGGGCGCGCATTTCCTGCATTTCCTGCTC belongs to uncultured Cohaesibacter sp. and includes:
- a CDS encoding OmpA family protein, giving the protein MSLLKSWLIPGALAVAAVAGLSLYGETEKIEADLTGRALGILEAKDMDWASVSFNGRDATLTGTAPEEGVSEWASELLLAEWGVRIVKDKTDLLAAQSPYTWGLSRKGNTLTMIGYLPYDVLKKAPAEISAAMTGMDLDIDNVTAARGAPKEIDKAVALAAALLADLPEGKAMLIDGKLTISGALDASPEGLSLYKKLQETLTKADLGSISVDFQISEPQLAASEPTASDASAATSIDGFAIARSSDGVVLNGAVPSQAIKDDILAQARRKFGFGAVADTMSVRPGEEIAGLRTDDYNRITTAVLQAVSRLDRGEARLSSDGLTLSGSAFYDGALEQLQASLKAALPASVAFSPQLTVSAPGEAVDADRCQALMRGALEQNTILFDSGEATISSDSFGLLDGLVFTAHRCPESRILVEGYTDSDGDDAANLTLSEKRAGAVVAYLGSAGLSPDRLEAKGFGESQPVADNDTPEGKAKNRRIEFIILQQ
- a CDS encoding crosslink repair DNA glycosylase YcaQ family protein; its protein translation is MTDQTLSKAQARRIALRAQGFLPQRRSLKRVDKRHLDGVFEQVSLLQIDSVNVLDRAHYLTLFARLGAYDKATVDRHLHGVSKTGAQKGYFEYWGHEASLLPVSLYPALAWRMERARQHQGVWGKLSRYAKENPGVIDSVLEEIRARGPLCVSDLERRGSRSGSWWGWNDSKIALEFLFWCGHIVAAGRQNFTRYYDLPERVLPAAILGQPALDTHDAHRQLMALAAKSHGIGSEKCLRDYFRLSTEDARQALDSLLEEGVVEPVEVEGWQGPLYRHKEASLPARATCQALLAPFDSLVWYRDRVEALFDFRYRIEIYVPKEKRQYGYYVLPFLMGDRLVARLDLKANRQESILEVFAAHGEQGIDKGKVADALATELALMAGWMGLEAIRVGTDGDLSGSLGEAVNRL
- a CDS encoding HAD-IA family hydrolase; protein product: MNKLDLDRIQCVIFDLDGTLVDSEILSLQGYCDTVPDLDWDVNYMVANLRGVQFHKIVEAMEGRVGHKLADDYETTYRAHVAELFEAGLKAYPDVLEVVPALKIAKCIASAGPIKKMRHSLGLTGLLPHFEGRLFSSYDVKLWKPDPGLFLYAAKSMGFAPENCLVVEDSEVGIEAARRAGMQHMLHVPEGHEVYEGYDGAVLHRYRDLPLS
- a CDS encoding NAD(P)-dependent oxidoreductase, translated to MKCLIVQPVHEEGLDLLRQNGIEPVICPDPSMSTVASLVPGCEAVITRDAGFKEEAFAAADILKVVVVHGAGHDAVDKESATRHGVLVCNTPGANAQSVSELALGLALAAARLLPAADREERAGKFGFRNRNKTVELQGKTALVVGWGHTGSRLGKMLRGALDMKVLVYSPRASDVGDFERASSLEAGLAEADLISLHTPFRPETRHMINRQSLALTKPGAILVNTARAGLVDEEALLEALDSGHLFAAGLDVYQDDAPQGALGQSDRVIFAPHLGGATEEAMRRIAVASVQNVLTALSGTRPATSLNLG
- a CDS encoding 5'-methylthioadenosine/S-adenosylhomocysteine nucleosidase (Enables the cleavage of the glycosidic bond in both 5'-methylthioadenosine and S-adenosylhomocysteine), whose product is MDYELKTVAGKRILYVMAVDAEYGDHLRERIVPLMTGVGPVESAIVVASFLARLSATGQKPDLVVSLGSAGSANLEQTEVYQAAFISYRDMDTSPLGFEKGKTPFVDLPVKVPMPFHIPGVRQATLSTGGNIVSGAAYDGIDADMVDMESFAVLRACMLHDVPMIGLRGISDGKKELTHVNDWKEYLHVVDANLAKVVSTLEQAIEDGAISL
- a CDS encoding 2-hydroxyacid dehydrogenase; amino-acid sequence: MKPDVLVLVPLRPDQQAQLEATYTIHRLDQADDKAAFLAAVSDKILAVVTNGGRGISRAEIEKLPNLKIVSSSGVGYDAIDVEACSEHGVKVTNTPDVLTDDVADMAVALFLAVRRELIRGDAYVRDGSWVNKGAMPLTRSIRGKKVGIAGLGRIGKAIAARLEPMGVELAYNGRHEQSDVAYHYMGDIVAMAAWADVLIAAMPGGAATEGMISRAVLEALGPEGSFINIARGSVVDEAALIDCLRAGSLGSAGLDVFLNEPKSDPAFNSLPNVVLHPHNASGTIETRGAMSQLVVDNLAAHFAGKPLLTPVN
- a CDS encoding cation:proton antiporter, which codes for MDLHLLFLSLGGILLVGLVTDDLGRRTRLPRVTLLILFGVIIGPSGLDLLPDQFAEWYEILSATALTMVAFLLGSHLSLASLRRSGKVILMVSAVVVLLTSVMIWGGLIALGSSFLMAVLLAGIGTATDPAASQDVIRQTGAKGPFTKALLGIVAIDDAWGLIVFSLLLVIAKAVSGGNFDDILWNAVRELGGAVLVGGMIGFPASYLSGRIRPGEPMQLEAVGLVFLCAGFAIWLDVSFLLSGMIAGFIIVNFAHHHNRPFHEIEHIEWPFMVFFFVLAGASLQVSGVADIGLVGMGYIVLRILGRLIGGWIGCRLAGCPPCHKHWIGLALMPQAGVALGMALVALDHFPAIGDQLLAITIGTTIIFEVFGPILTLLALKKVGEAK